A single Oryza brachyantha chromosome 8, ObraRS2, whole genome shotgun sequence DNA region contains:
- the LOC102721859 gene encoding uncharacterized protein LOC102721859 has translation MAGRHAPHLRLAVPPRLSAHPSFRFPSTPLPTPSKTRLHASSSPPPSPYAAALLRLLALHSLFLLAPAARALPSLPALLALPPLLALLSAAVALLLPAAAFSSSSSSSSKSQPHPFPAVALLLRPAALLALSLLLRFASLRLLASPGVLVLAESAGALLARALRRPSRRRVLSVAVASLALFFASPSPSVLLALPFASGLVSSADQTASVRHVTRSRHARAAAFALAASFLSVPALVCLFFVGDSDAAVADGAVPTSQLLWLLLNAAVFGMVLGRRPDYDGSSSRPSMDFAMTFLCTLVLELVFYPKLSLPGFLICGLLLWIASRELATAGYVELGSADLSESVYDAVMGPIRHILSERKSRKIAAFLLINTAYMFVEFTSGFMSDSLGLISDACHMLFDCAALAIGLYASYIARLPANGLYNYGRGRFEVLSGYVNAVFLVLVGALIVLESFERILEPREISTSSLLAVSIGGLIVNVIGLIFFHEEHHHAHGGSCSHSHSHSHSHSHSHSHSHTQAHLHGHEDHHNQDHVHQGVNHNGACCEHHGDANKSHHHDHNHDGNNEESHHSSLKENSCNEKHSHCHGHEHHHHDHSEHHEQSGVHAHQDCSNINSDPAILEIPLNSIHSHCSESHSCNGGLQSSENHNKSRNRHHIDHNMEGIFLHVLADTMGSVGVVISTLLIKYKGWLIADPICSVFISIMIVSSVLPLLRNSAEILLQRVPRSHEKDIKEALDDVMKIKGVIGVHNFHVWNLTNTDIVGSFHLHITAEAEKSFIRERASHIFREAGIQDLTIQIECVKR, from the coding sequence atggcCGGCCGCCACGCGCCGCACCTCCGCCTggccgtgccgccgcggcTCTCCGCGCACCCTTCCTTCCGCTTCCCCTCCACGCCGCTCCCCACGCCGTCCAAGACCCGGCTCCacgcctcttcctccccgccgccgtccccctacgccgccgcgctgctccgcctcctcgcgctccactccctcttcctcctcgcccccgccgcccgcgcgctcCCGTCCCTGCCCGCCCTCCTCGCGCTGCCCCCGCtcctcgccctcctctccgccgccgtcgcgctcctcctccccgccgccgccttctcctcctcgtcatcctcctcctccaagaGCCAGCCCCACCCCttccccgccgtcgccctcctcctccgccccgccgccctcctcgcgctctccctcctcctccgcttcgcctccctccgcctcctcgcctcccccggcgtcctcgtcctcgcggAATCAGCCGGCGCcctgctcgcccgcgccctccgccgcccctcccgccgccgcgtcctctccgtcgccgtcgcctccttGGCGCTCTTCTtcgcctccccttccccctccgtGCTCCTCGCTCTCCCCTTCGCCTCTGGCCTTGTCTCGTCCGCCGACCAAACAGCCTCCGTGCGGCATGTCACCCGGAGCCGCCATGCCCGCGCGGCGGCCTttgccctcgccgcctccttcctctcgGTGCCTGCGCTTGTGTGCCTCTTCTtcgtcggcgacagcgacgccgccgtcgcggatGGAGCTGTGCCAACCAGCCAGCTCTTGTGGCTACTCCTCAATGCCGCCGTCTTCGGCATGGTCTTGGGACGGCGGCCGGATTACGACGGCAGTAGCAGCAGGCCAAGCATGGATTTCGCAATGACTTTCTTGTGCACTCTTGTGCTAGAGCTGGTGTTCTACCCGAAGCTGTCCTTACCAGGCTTCTTGATCTGTGGATTGCTGCTGTGGATCGCCAGTCGGGAGCTGGCCACTGCAGGATATGTGGAGCTGGGGAGCGCAGATTTGTCCGAATCTGTGTATGACGCGGTCATGGGGCCGATCCGGCATATCCTGAGTGAACGCAAGTCGAGGAAGATTGCTGCTTTTCTGCTGATTAACACAGcttacatgtttgtggagtTCACCAGTGGGTTCATGAGCGACAGTCTTGGGCTGATCTCGGACGCTTGccatatgttgtttgattgtGCAGCACTGGCAATTGGACTCTATGCATCCTACATTGCAAGGTTGCCTGCAAATGGATTGTACAACTACGGAAGGGGCAGGTTCGAGGTGCTGTCTGGGTATGTCAATGCAGtgttcttggttcttgtgggAGCGTTGATTGTGCTGGAGTCATTTGAGAGGATTCTTGAGCCCCGAGAGATATCAACCAGTAGTCTATTAGCAGTTTCAATAGGGGGACTTATTGTTAATGTCATTGGGCTGATTTTCTTTCATGAGGAGCACCATCATGCACACGGTGGTAGCTGTTCTCACTCCCATTCCCACTCTCACTCTCATTCACATTCACATTCCCACTCGCACACCCAGGCACATCTTCATGGGCATGAGGATCATCACAATCAGGATCATGTCCATCAGGGTGTTAACCACAATGGGGCATGTTGTGAGCATCATGGAGATGCAAATAAGAGCCATCACCATGACCACAACCATGATGGTAACAATGAGGAGAGCCATCACAGCAGCCTAAAGGAGAACTCCTGCAATGAGAAGCATAGTCATTGCCATGGCCAtgagcatcatcatcatgacCATTCAGAACATCACGAGCAAAGTGGAGTTCATGCTCATCAAGATTGTAGCAATATTAACAGTGATCCAGCAATCCTTGAGATTCCCCTGAACAGTATACATTCTCATTGCTCGGAATCTCACTCTTGCAATGGAGGATTACAGTCATCAGAAAACCATAATAAGTCGAGAAACAGACATCACATTGACCATAACATGGAAGGCATCTTCTTACATGTTCTAGCTGACACAATGGGAAGCGTTGGTGTTGTGATATCAACCTTACTAATCAAGTACAAGGGATGGCTGATAGCAGATCCCATATGCTCAGTATTTATTTCAATAATGATAGTTTCTTCTGTCCTTCCTCTGTTGAGGAATTCTGctgaaattttgttgcaaaGAGTTCCGAGGAGTCACGAGAAGGACATAAAGGAAGCTTTGGATGATGTTATGAAGATTAAAGGTGTTATTGGAGTCCACAATTTCCATGTCTGGAACTTAACAAATACAGATATTGTAGGCAGTTTTCACCTTCATATCACGGCGGAAGCTGAGAAATCTTTTATAAGAGAAAGAGCTTCGCATATATTTCGCGAAGCTGGGATTCAAGATCTTACTATCCAGATTGAATGTGTCAAGAGATAG
- the LOC102721576 gene encoding uncharacterized protein LOC102721576 → MPPPVVLLPFAPAAAPRPRALRRRCVEARGDARGRGRGRGLAMRARAAGEAGPAPSRTQMIMDKISSGEEVGGAGGAYSYSALKRLDQIWSNICEAQADSKVPEVVTRVQGPLVDYDFGDGSDIFDVLVCGGTLGIFVATALSYKGLRVGIIERNIIKGREQEWNISRKELMEIAEVGILSEEEIEQIISSEFNPKRCGFESKGEIWLENVLNLGISPAKVVEIMKERFVSSGGAVFEGKSLSSIYVHDDLAVLNLSDGGSLPCRLVIDAMGNFSPIVRQIRSGRKPDGVCLVVGACARGFDRNTTGDIIFSSSSIKKVGKSGVQLFWEAFPAGSGPTDRTTYMFTYVDPRFGGPKLEELLETYWNLMPVYQDVVLENLDIRRVIFGIFTAYRDSPLPAAFDRVLQVGDASGIHSPVSFGGFGSLTRHLGRVSTGIYEAVSGDFLDARSLQLLNPYMPNLSASWLFHRAMSARPQINVAPTFINDLLFANFQSMQKLGDSVLRPFLQDVIQFGPLVKTLGLVIITRPQILPSIFNQAGLGAILDWSGHFVMLGYYTFLSTFIDPVLRPWVESLPLKNKYQWKRYLEAWKYGAGLDYRQEE, encoded by the exons ATGCCGCCCCCGGTCGTCCTTCTTCCGTTTGctccggccgcggcgccgcggccacgCGCTCTCCGACGCCGGTGCGTCGAGGCGCGGGGTGATGCCCGGGGACGGGGTCGCGGGCGCGGCCTAGCGATGCGCGCCagggcggcgggggaggccgGGCCGGCGCCATCCAGGACCCAG ATGATAATGGATAAGATTTCCAGCGGTGAAGAGGTTGGCGGCGCTGGGGGTGCTTACTCATACAGCGCCTTGAAAAGATTGGATCAAATATGGTCTAATATATGTGAAGCTCAAGCAG ATTCCAAAGTCCCTGAAGTCGTTACTCGAGTCCAAGGTCCCTTGGTTGATTATGATTTTGGTGATGGCTCAGACATCTTTGATGTATTAGTGTGTGGTGGCACATTAGGTATATTTGTAGCTACTGCCCTCAGTTATAAAGGCCTTCGGGTTGGAATTATTGAAAGAAACATAATCAAAGGG AGAGAACAAGAGTGGAACATCTCAAGAAAAGAGCTTATGGAAATTGCAGAAGTTGGCATCCTTTCGGAAGAGGAGATTGAACAGATAATTTCAAGTGAATTCAATCCT AAAAGATGTGGATTTGAGAGTAAAGGTGAAATTTGGCTGGAGAACGTTCTTAATCTTGGAATTTC GCCTGCTAAAGTTGTTGAGATCATGAAAGAGCGCTTCGTTTCTTCAGGAGGAGCAGTATTTGAGGGGAAAAGTTTGTCTAGCATCTATGTTCATGATGACCTTGCT GTACTAAACTTGAGTGATGGGGGTTCTTTGCCTTGTCGACTTGTTATTGATGCTATGGGTAATTTTTCCCCAATTGTGCGACAG ATCCGGTCAGGTAGAAAACCAGATGGAGTCTGCCTTGTTGTTGGGGCTTGTGCTCGTGGATTTGACAGAAATACAACAGGCGATATTATTTTCAGTAGCTCATCCATAAAGAAAGTTGGAAAGTCAGGAGTACAACTCTTTTGGGAG GCCTTTCCTGCCGGTTCTGGTCCAACTGATCGCACTACATACATGTTCACCTATGTTGATCCACGATTTGGGGGCCCAAAGCTAGAAGAACTTTTGGAGACTTACTGGAATCTGATGCCTGTTTACCAG GATGTTGTTCTTGAAAACTTGGATATAAGAAGAGTCATATTTGGAATTTTCACAGCTTATCGGGATAG CCCCTTGCCAGCTGCATTTGACCGTGTCTTGCAG GTTGGTGACGCTAGTGGAATCCACTCACCTGTTTCTTTTGGTGGTTTCGGAAGCCTGACAAGGCATCTTGGTCGTGTGTCAACTG GTATATATGAAGCAGTTTCAGGAGATTTCTTGGATGCACGTAGTTTGCAGCTATTGAACCCTTATATG CCAAATTTAAGTGCATCATGGTTGTTCCACAGAGCAATGTCAGCAAGGCCACAGATCAATGTTGCACCAACTTTTATTAACGACCTTCTCTTTGCTAATTTTCAGTCGATGCAG AAACTCGGGGATTCAGTACTTAGGCCATTTCTCCAG GATGTAATACAGTTTGGTCCTCTGGTCAAAACTCTAGGTCTAGTAATTATCACTCGACCGCAAATTTTGCCTTCCATTTTTAATCAG GCTGGACTTGGGGCCATCCTTGACTGGTCAGGCCATTTTGTGATGCTTGGTTACTATACATTCCTTTCTACCTTTATAGATCCAGTCCTCAG GCCTTGGGTTGAATCATTGCCACTGAAGAACAAATATCAATGGAAACGATATCTCGAAGCATGGAAATATGGAGCTGGCCTAGATTATCGCCAAGAAGAATAA
- the LOC102721300 gene encoding uncharacterized protein LOC102721300 has protein sequence MPRPVLLPFAPAAAAPAPRPRALRRRCVEARGDARGRGRGRGLGRGLAMRASAAGEAGPAPSRTQMIMDKISSGEEVGGAGGAHSYSALKRLDQIWSSICEAQADSKVPEVVTRVQGPLVDYDFGDGSEIFDVLVCGGTLGIFVATALSYKGLRVGIIERNIIKGREQEWNISRKELMEIVEVGILSEEEIEQIILSEFNPNRCGFESKGEIWLENILNLGISPAKVVEIMKDRFVSSGGAIFEGKSLSSIYVHDDLAVLNLSDGGCLPCRLVIDAMGNFSPIVRQIRSGRKPDGVCLVVGACARGFDRNTTGDIIFSSSSIKKSGKSGVQLFWEAFPAGSGPTDRTTYMFTYVDPQFGGPKLEELLETFWNLMPVYQDVVLENLDIRRVIFGIFPTYRDSPLPAAFDRVLQVGDASGIQSPVSFGGFGSLTRHLGRLSTGIYEAVSGDLLDARSLQQLNPYMPNLSASWLFQRAMSARPQINVAPTFINDLLFANFQSMQKLGDSVLRPFLQDVIQFDPLVKTLGLVMITRPQILPSIFNQAGLGAILDWSGHFLMLGYYTFLSTFIDPVLRPWVESLPLKNKYQWKRYLEAWKYGAGLDYRQEE, from the exons ATGCCGCGCCCGGTCCTTCTTCCGTTTgctccggccgcggcggccccggcgccgcggccacgCGCTCTCCGACGCCGGTGCGTCGAGGCGCGGGGTGATGCCCGGGGACGCggtcgcgggcgcgggctcgggcgcGGCCTAGCGATGCGCGCCAGcgcggcgggggaggccgGGCCGGCGCCATCCAGGACCCAG ATGATAATGGATAAGATTTCTAGCGGTGAAGAGGTTGGTGGCGCTGGGGGTGCTCACTCATACAGCGCCTTGAAAAGATTGGATCAAATATGGTCTAGTATATGTGAAGCTCAAGCAG ATTCCAAAGTCCCTGAAGTCGTTACTCGAGTCCAAGGTCCCTTGGTTGATTATGATTTTGGTGATGGCTCAGAGATCTTTGATGTATTAGTGTGTGGTGGCACATTAGGTATATTTGTAGCTACTGCCCTCAGTTATAAAGGCCTTCGGGTTGGAATTATTGAAAGAAACATAATCAAAGGG AGAGAACAAGAGTGGAACATCTCAAGAAAAGAGCTTATGGAAATTGTAGAAGTTGGCATCCTTTCAGAAGAGGAGATTGAACAGATAATTTTAAGTGAATTCAATCCT AATAGATGCGGATTTGAGAGTAAAGGTGAAATTTGGCTGGAGAACATTCTTAATCTTGGAATTTC GCCTGCTAAAGTTGTTGAGATCATGAAAGATCGCTTCGTTTCTTCAGGAGGAGCAATATTTGAGGGGAAAAGTTTGTCTAGCATCTATGTTCATGATGACCTTGCT GTACTAAACTTGAGTGATGGGGGTTGTTTGCCTTGTCGACTTGTCATTGATGCTATGGGTAATTTTTCCCCAATTGTGCGACAG ATCCGGTCAGGTAGAAAACCAGATGGAGTCTGCCTTGTTGTTGGGGCTTGTGCTCGTGGATTTGACAGAAATACAACAGGCGATATTATTTTCAGTAGCTCATCCATAAAGAAATCTGGAAAGTCAGGAGTACAACTCTTTTGGGAG GCCTTTCCTGCCGGTTCTGGTCCAACTGATCGCACTACATACATGTTCACTTATGTTGATCCACAATTTGGGGGCCCAAAGCTAGAAGAACTTTTGGAGACTTTCTGGAATCTGATGCCTGTTTACCAG GATGTTGTTCTTGAAAACTTGGATATAAGGAGAGTCATATTTGGAATTTTCCCAACTTATCGGGATAG CCCCTTGCCAGCTGCATTTGATCGTGTCTTGCAG GTTGGTGACGCTAGTGGAATCCAGTCACCTGTTTCTTTTGGGGGTTTTGGAAGCCTGACAAGGCatcttggtcgtttgtcaACTG GTATATATGAAGCAGTTTCAGGAGATCTCCTGGATGCACGTAGTTTGCAGCAGTTGAACCCTTATATG CCAAATTTAAGTGCATCATGGTTGTTCCAAAGAGCAATGTCAGCAAGGCCACAGATCAATGTTGCACCAACTTTTATTAACGATCTTCTCTTTGCTAATTTTCAGTCGATGCAG AAACTTGGGGATTCAGTACTTAGGCCATTTCTCCAG GATGTAATACAGTTTGATCCTCTGGTCAAAACTCTAGGTCTAGTAATGATCACTCGACCGCAAATTTTGCCTTCCATTTTTAATCAG GCTGGACTTGGGGCCATCCTTGACTGGTCAGGCCATTTTTTGATGCTTGGTTACTATACATTCCTTTCTACCTTTATAGATCCAGTCCTCAG GCCTTGGGTTGAATCATTGCCACTGAAGAACAAATATCAATGGAAACGATATCTCGAAGCATGGAAATATGGAGCTGGCCTAGATTATCGCCAAGAAGAATAA